In a genomic window of Corynebacterium lizhenjunii:
- a CDS encoding DUF4190 domain-containing protein has protein sequence MTNPQNPQGPQEPQGPQEPQRPQGSQRPQEPQSADAPAYGVPSYGAPAYGAADPVPAGYSGAGEWAVNQSKNAIAPWALGLGIVALLSSVIIMPAYPLGLIGIVLGIIALVKGRKLMPENRRTWMSVVGIVTSVLGMIVATIIVYVGFNFLVETGITDCFELKDEAAIDQCLNERIEDSGATTK, from the coding sequence GTGACCAACCCGCAGAACCCCCAAGGACCCCAGGAACCCCAGGGCCCACAGGAACCCCAGCGCCCACAGGGATCCCAGCGCCCGCAGGAGCCTCAGTCTGCCGATGCCCCCGCATACGGCGTGCCCAGCTACGGTGCCCCTGCTTATGGTGCCGCGGACCCGGTTCCGGCTGGGTACTCCGGCGCAGGAGAGTGGGCCGTTAACCAGTCGAAGAACGCGATCGCTCCCTGGGCCCTGGGCCTCGGTATTGTGGCGCTGCTGTCCTCCGTAATCATCATGCCTGCGTATCCACTGGGTCTCATCGGAATTGTGCTGGGCATTATCGCTTTGGTCAAGGGGCGCAAGCTCATGCCGGAGAACCGCCGCACCTGGATGTCCGTGGTGGGCATAGTTACCTCGGTTTTGGGCATGATCGTCGCCACAATCATCGTGTATGTCGGCTTCAACTTTCTCGTTGAAACTGGAATCACTGACTGCTTCGAGCTGAAGGACGAAGCCGCTATTGACCAGTGCCTGAATGAGCGGATCGAAGACAGTGGTGCGACCACAAAATAG
- a CDS encoding DEAD/DEAH box helicase, which yields MSRNKGPLRAWQQAALDKFLNTKPKDFLAVATPGAGKTTFALRIATELVDDRTVDRVIVVVPTEHLKVQWSQAAARVGLGLDPKFTNSSAVNPALDGIVVTYAQVGMHPYKHRAVASARRTLVILDEIHHAGDSKSWGDGVREAYADAEHRLALTGTPFRSDESQIPFVRYEEDGEGHLVSRSDHTYGYGDALADGVVRPVVFLSYSGESRWRDSAGEEHTARLGDVLNPEQTARAWRTALDPKGEWIPTVLEAAHTRLLQMRRNMPDAGGLVLATDTATARAYAKILRQLSSTPVAVILSDDPGSSDRIQEFSESTDEWMVAVRMVSEGVDVPRLAVGVYATSAATPLFFAQAIGRFVRSRMPGETASVFLPSVPVLLGLAESMEKSRDHVLGGKKKSDEDGWDDDLLDEANKQQNEPDMLEPSYESLGAEAEFSGLLFNGSQFTTGDISQEEEDFLGIPGLLDADQVKDLLRKKQSDELDRREQEEKARRAAEAAEAHRREIFGLPSAPKSHQQPDSAESSGVVDELAQLRKELNTLVSIQAQRTGRPHGAIHTEVRKACGGPPTALCKAEQLRERINHLRAW from the coding sequence GTGAGCCGCAACAAGGGCCCCTTGCGTGCCTGGCAGCAGGCCGCACTGGATAAATTCTTAAACACCAAACCCAAAGACTTCCTGGCCGTGGCTACCCCCGGAGCGGGCAAAACCACCTTTGCTTTGCGGATCGCCACCGAGTTAGTCGATGACCGCACGGTAGACCGGGTCATCGTTGTGGTGCCCACCGAGCACCTCAAAGTGCAGTGGTCGCAGGCAGCTGCCCGGGTGGGGCTAGGCCTGGACCCGAAGTTCACCAACTCCTCAGCAGTCAACCCCGCACTCGACGGCATAGTGGTGACCTATGCCCAGGTGGGCATGCACCCCTATAAGCACAGGGCAGTGGCTTCTGCCCGGCGCACCCTGGTCATCCTTGATGAGATTCACCACGCTGGCGACTCCAAGAGCTGGGGCGATGGCGTGCGCGAGGCCTACGCTGATGCCGAGCATCGCCTGGCGTTGACCGGTACGCCCTTCCGCTCCGATGAGTCCCAAATTCCCTTCGTGCGCTACGAAGAAGACGGCGAAGGCCACCTGGTTTCCCGCTCCGACCACACCTATGGCTACGGCGACGCGCTTGCCGATGGCGTGGTGCGCCCCGTGGTCTTTTTGTCTTACTCCGGCGAGTCCCGCTGGCGCGACAGCGCCGGGGAGGAACACACCGCCCGGTTAGGAGATGTGCTCAACCCGGAACAAACCGCACGGGCTTGGCGCACCGCTCTAGACCCCAAAGGCGAGTGGATCCCTACGGTCTTAGAAGCCGCACACACCCGGTTGCTGCAAATGCGCCGCAACATGCCCGACGCCGGCGGCCTGGTGCTAGCCACCGATACCGCCACCGCGCGAGCTTATGCCAAAATCCTGCGCCAACTGTCCTCCACGCCGGTAGCTGTGATTCTGTCCGATGATCCGGGATCTTCTGATCGCATCCAGGAGTTCTCCGAATCCACCGACGAATGGATGGTGGCCGTGCGCATGGTGTCCGAAGGCGTGGACGTTCCCCGCCTGGCCGTAGGGGTCTATGCAACCTCTGCCGCCACGCCACTGTTTTTTGCCCAAGCCATCGGCCGCTTTGTGCGCTCCCGGATGCCGGGGGAGACTGCCTCAGTCTTCCTGCCTTCCGTTCCCGTCCTGCTGGGCCTAGCAGAGAGCATGGAAAAATCCCGCGACCACGTCCTGGGAGGGAAGAAAAAATCCGACGAAGACGGTTGGGATGACGACCTTCTTGACGAAGCTAACAAACAGCAAAACGAACCCGACATGCTGGAACCCTCCTATGAGTCCCTCGGCGCTGAAGCGGAGTTCTCCGGGCTGCTGTTTAATGGCTCCCAGTTCACCACAGGGGATATTTCCCAGGAGGAAGAAGACTTTTTGGGTATCCCCGGGCTGCTAGACGCCGACCAAGTCAAGGATCTTCTGCGCAAGAAGCAATCCGATGAGCTCGACCGCCGGGAGCAGGAAGAAAAGGCGCGCCGGGCTGCCGAGGCCGCGGAGGCGCACCGTCGGGAGATCTTTGGGTTGCCCTCAGCGCCGAAGTCCCATCAACAGCCAGACAGCGCTGAGTCTAGCGGCGTGGTGGATGAGCTTGCACAGCTGCGCAAGGAACTCAATACCCTGGTTTCCATTCAAGCCCAGCGCACGGGCCGCCCCCATGGGGCTATTCATACTGAGGTGCGCAAGGCCTGCGGCGGTCCGCCGACTGCGCTGTGCAAGGCTGAGCAGCTGCGCGAGCGAATAAACCACCTGCGTGCGTGGTGA
- a CDS encoding DUF3039 domain-containing protein produces the protein MVQVSSTTTKTIERPDELVKESTGNDTPKFFHYVKKDQILNSALSGDRVVALCGETFPVTKQAKPGSPVCPECENIYKGLRRK, from the coding sequence ATGGTTCAGGTGAGTAGCACGACGACAAAGACGATTGAACGCCCTGATGAACTCGTAAAAGAGTCCACCGGCAATGACACCCCGAAATTTTTCCACTATGTCAAGAAGGATCAGATCCTTAACTCCGCGCTGAGTGGTGACCGCGTCGTAGCACTGTGCGGAGAGACTTTCCCTGTGACCAAGCAAGCAAAGCCAGGATCGCCAGTGTGCCCGGAGTGTGAGAACATCTACAAGGGCCTACGCCGTAAGTGA
- a CDS encoding DUF3099 domain-containing protein translates to MDSSTGSSQDRFDHDVVDHDDFQYPLEEEQTPGRWVAWRRLLSHLRRRRSLLITDAQMSPGQHRRHREIWYGILQFLRVPSLLGAGGLVLYHHWTLAALTVAVTFPLPWVAVVIGNSQGPRKDSRQRNTYKPGLARAQRAYYEQQALAVPRPQPGLLPGTAKSADAPARPASAADAMFGPGSASARQWQALESPHD, encoded by the coding sequence ATGGACTCCAGCACTGGTTCTTCTCAGGACCGCTTTGATCATGACGTGGTTGACCACGACGATTTCCAGTACCCGCTGGAGGAAGAGCAGACCCCCGGGCGGTGGGTCGCGTGGCGGCGGCTCCTCAGCCATCTGCGCCGTCGGCGCTCCTTGTTGATTACGGACGCGCAGATGTCTCCGGGGCAGCACCGGCGGCATCGGGAAATTTGGTATGGCATCTTGCAGTTTCTGCGCGTGCCCTCTCTGCTGGGTGCGGGCGGGCTGGTGCTTTATCACCATTGGACGCTGGCGGCACTGACCGTTGCGGTGACTTTCCCACTGCCGTGGGTGGCAGTGGTCATTGGCAATAGCCAGGGCCCGCGCAAGGATTCCCGGCAGCGCAATACCTATAAGCCTGGTCTGGCGCGTGCCCAGCGTGCCTACTATGAGCAGCAGGCGTTGGCGGTACCTCGCCCTCAGCCAGGACTGTTACCGGGCACAGCCAAGTCTGCCGATGCCCCCGCGCGCCCCGCCTCTGCTGCCGATGCCATGTTTGGCCCCGGGTCTGCTTCGGCCAGGCAATGGCAGGCTTTAGAATCGCCTCATGACTGA
- a CDS encoding DUF7059 domain-containing protein: MTDFFTPLDPDHPLAEVAGDLCAVFAQAGFDAAGIAGHLGPELCEALYRGEPAAVRLGAAGDTQLDQLIRVFLLHDPCTLNQLGQLVGEDIADRLRQTGALVADAEPGGAIRVALDIRPHIIRGRTFWVFSDVDAALVDHVPGPDHVLGVGSASLSLLQSTPATPAPTVLDLGTGSGVQILGHLASYSPESATKGELPRVTATDIHPRALALAAATVHAAGVEDCVELLQGPWFEPVAGRRFDRIVANPPFVVGLPEVGHVYKDSGLNLDAASELVVSQSVEHLHPGGTAHLLAAWVHQDTQTWQQRVAGWLPDTGVAAWIIQRDVADPAQYVSTWLKDESVDVRSPAGQERTRLWLEHFARHGVTGIGFGFVAIQRIGDNEPSDILAESLTQHFEDPLGAEVEEYFTRTAWLRERDHADFAAQHFQVRPGLAREDVALPDTESGQGFSRAVLRLSRTDGPRWQHEVDEHVAAIVAGLHPQGLNLRDTVGVYAAIHGYDEQELLDAAVPIMVDLFRHGMIMPA; encoded by the coding sequence ATGACTGACTTCTTTACCCCGCTAGACCCTGACCATCCGCTTGCTGAGGTCGCTGGCGATCTGTGTGCGGTCTTTGCCCAGGCTGGTTTTGATGCCGCTGGGATTGCAGGACACCTGGGGCCAGAACTCTGCGAGGCGCTCTATCGTGGTGAGCCCGCTGCTGTGCGTCTGGGGGCAGCAGGTGATACGCAACTAGACCAGCTCATTCGGGTGTTCTTGCTCCATGATCCGTGCACCCTTAACCAGTTGGGGCAGCTTGTAGGTGAGGATATCGCTGACCGGCTCCGGCAGACCGGGGCGCTGGTTGCTGATGCTGAGCCGGGCGGGGCCATTCGAGTGGCCTTGGACATCCGGCCCCACATTATCCGCGGGCGCACCTTTTGGGTCTTTTCGGACGTCGATGCTGCCCTGGTAGACCATGTGCCCGGCCCAGACCACGTGTTGGGCGTTGGCTCGGCTTCCCTATCGCTGCTCCAATCAACCCCCGCGACCCCGGCACCTACCGTGCTGGACTTAGGTACCGGCTCGGGTGTGCAAATTCTGGGCCACCTGGCTAGCTACTCCCCTGAATCTGCAACCAAGGGGGAGCTGCCCCGCGTGACGGCCACGGACATCCATCCTCGGGCGTTGGCCCTGGCCGCCGCGACGGTACACGCCGCCGGGGTCGAAGACTGCGTTGAACTCCTCCAGGGCCCGTGGTTTGAGCCGGTGGCGGGAAGGCGCTTCGACCGCATTGTGGCCAACCCTCCCTTCGTAGTGGGATTGCCGGAGGTGGGCCACGTCTACAAAGACTCTGGTCTTAACTTGGATGCGGCTTCTGAGTTGGTGGTATCCCAATCAGTAGAGCATCTGCACCCCGGCGGAACGGCCCACCTCTTGGCGGCTTGGGTCCACCAAGACACCCAGACGTGGCAACAGCGGGTTGCAGGTTGGCTGCCAGATACCGGTGTGGCAGCCTGGATCATCCAGCGCGATGTCGCGGATCCCGCCCAGTATGTCTCAACATGGCTCAAGGATGAGTCTGTGGACGTGCGCTCGCCTGCCGGCCAGGAGCGTACCCGATTGTGGCTCGAGCATTTCGCCCGCCATGGAGTCACGGGTATCGGTTTCGGCTTCGTGGCCATCCAGCGTATTGGAGACAATGAACCTTCCGATATCCTGGCTGAGTCCTTGACGCAGCACTTCGAGGATCCTCTCGGCGCGGAGGTTGAGGAATACTTCACCCGCACCGCCTGGCTGCGGGAGCGAGATCACGCGGACTTTGCCGCGCAGCACTTCCAGGTCCGCCCGGGGCTGGCGCGTGAAGACGTGGCACTGCCAGATACCGAGTCCGGGCAGGGCTTTAGCCGCGCGGTACTGCGCCTAAGCCGCACCGACGGTCCCCGCTGGCAGCATGAGGTAGACGAGCACGTGGCGGCTATCGTAGCCGGGCTGCACCCGCAGGGCCTCAACCTGCGCGATACCGTGGGCGTTTATGCCGCCATTCATGGCTACGATGAGCAAGAGCTGCTCGATGCCGCCGTGCCCATCATGGTGGACTTGTTCCGGCATGGAATGATTATGCCCGCGTAG
- the dtd gene encoding D-aminoacyl-tRNA deacylase: MRAVLTRVSSASVTVGGEVVGAIECPETTGLLALVGISREDVVDSPTQQAAVKKMADKISGLRILDGERSVVEVGAPVLLVSQFTLYGRTAKGRRPSWSDAAPADVAEPVIDELSHQLQAAGIHVEHGRFGAMMQVASVNEGPFTVLVET; the protein is encoded by the coding sequence ATGCGCGCAGTACTTACCCGCGTATCTTCCGCCAGTGTCACAGTAGGCGGGGAAGTCGTCGGTGCAATTGAATGCCCGGAGACCACCGGCCTTTTGGCATTGGTGGGCATAAGCCGCGAGGACGTGGTGGACTCCCCAACTCAGCAGGCGGCCGTAAAGAAAATGGCGGACAAGATTTCGGGCTTGCGGATTTTGGACGGTGAACGCAGCGTAGTCGAGGTGGGCGCGCCGGTTCTCTTAGTTAGCCAATTTACGCTTTATGGGCGCACCGCGAAGGGACGGCGACCTTCTTGGTCGGATGCTGCTCCGGCAGACGTGGCAGAACCAGTCATTGACGAGTTGTCGCACCAGCTCCAGGCCGCTGGCATTCATGTAGAACACGGGCGTTTCGGTGCCATGATGCAGGTGGCATCGGTCAACGAGGGCCCTTTTACGGTACTAGTGGAGACTTAG
- a CDS encoding sigma-70 family RNA polymerase sigma factor: protein MTSPATAREHNTTNEEESQEVDRGSRRNQTNDNPSADLVRVYLNGIGKTALLSAEDEVELAQRIEVGLYAEYKLENAEKLTRAEKRDLKILVRDGKKARSHLLEANLRLVVSLAKRYTGRGMPLLDLIQEGNLGLIRAMEKFDYAKGFKFSTYATWWIRQAITRGMADQSRTIRLPVHLVEQVNKLSRIKREMYQSLGREATNEELAEESGIEEAKIEMLLRQSRDPVSLDMPVGTDEEAPLGDFIEDAEATDAETAVVAAMRHSDIQDVIGTLEGREQDVIRMRYGLDDGVPRTLDQIGRRYGLSRERVRQIEREVMAKLRDGARADRLREYAL, encoded by the coding sequence GTGACCAGCCCAGCTACAGCTCGCGAACACAACACCACCAACGAGGAGGAAAGCCAGGAAGTCGATCGCGGCTCACGTCGTAATCAGACCAATGACAACCCCTCAGCAGATCTTGTCCGTGTTTACCTCAACGGCATTGGCAAAACTGCCCTGCTCAGCGCTGAAGACGAAGTAGAACTGGCGCAGCGCATCGAAGTCGGACTTTATGCCGAATACAAGCTGGAAAACGCAGAGAAGCTCACTCGCGCAGAAAAGCGCGATCTAAAAATTTTGGTCCGTGATGGCAAGAAGGCCCGCTCCCACCTCCTGGAAGCTAATCTGCGCCTGGTGGTCTCCTTGGCTAAACGCTACACCGGCCGCGGTATGCCCTTGCTAGACCTTATCCAAGAAGGCAACTTGGGCCTGATTCGCGCTATGGAGAAGTTCGATTACGCCAAGGGCTTTAAGTTCTCCACATATGCCACCTGGTGGATCCGCCAAGCGATTACCCGCGGAATGGCAGACCAGTCGCGCACCATCCGCCTGCCAGTGCACCTGGTGGAGCAGGTGAACAAGCTCTCACGCATTAAGCGCGAGATGTACCAGTCCTTGGGCCGAGAGGCCACGAATGAGGAATTGGCAGAGGAATCTGGAATCGAGGAAGCCAAGATTGAGATGCTGCTGCGTCAATCGCGCGATCCGGTCTCGCTAGACATGCCGGTTGGTACCGATGAGGAAGCTCCACTAGGTGACTTCATCGAAGACGCAGAAGCTACGGACGCGGAGACCGCCGTGGTCGCCGCCATGCGCCACTCGGACATCCAGGACGTCATTGGCACCCTGGAGGGCCGGGAACAAGACGTTATCCGTATGCGATACGGGCTGGATGATGGCGTCCCGCGCACCCTGGACCAAATTGGTCGACGTTATGGGCTGTCCCGGGAACGGGTCCGCCAGATCGAGCGCGAAGTAATGGCCAAGCTGCGCGACGGTGCTCGCGCCGACCGCCTGCGCGAATACGCTTTGTAG
- a CDS encoding metal-dependent transcriptional regulator, whose translation MNDLVDTTEMYLRTIYELEEEGIVPLRARIAERLEQSGPTVSQTVARMERDGLLHVRNDRSLDLTPAGRSLATAVMRKHRLAERLLTDVLGLDIHQVHDEACRWEHVMSEEVEKRVVAVIDSPYRSPFGNPIPALEELGVEAPEMTEGIRAIDLPVAVPTETTIVQINEILQVDAAQFRQLHDAGIVTGAPVTITNHNGVIFIKTESGATVELLDDLAHAIRISG comes from the coding sequence ATGAATGATCTCGTCGACACTACTGAGATGTACTTGCGCACCATTTATGAGCTTGAAGAAGAGGGCATTGTCCCTTTGCGAGCGCGCATTGCAGAGCGCCTCGAGCAATCCGGGCCAACTGTCTCCCAGACCGTAGCCCGCATGGAGCGTGACGGATTGCTGCATGTGCGCAATGATCGCAGCCTGGATCTCACCCCGGCGGGGCGTTCCTTGGCCACGGCAGTGATGCGCAAGCACCGCCTAGCAGAGCGCCTCCTTACTGACGTCCTAGGCCTAGATATCCACCAGGTCCACGATGAGGCCTGCCGGTGGGAACACGTGATGAGCGAAGAGGTAGAAAAGCGCGTCGTCGCCGTTATTGACAGCCCCTACCGCTCCCCCTTTGGCAACCCCATTCCAGCCCTTGAGGAACTCGGCGTCGAGGCACCGGAGATGACCGAGGGTATTCGCGCCATCGACCTGCCCGTCGCCGTGCCCACAGAGACCACCATCGTGCAGATTAATGAGATTCTCCAGGTCGACGCCGCGCAGTTCCGTCAGTTGCATGATGCTGGCATTGTGACCGGCGCTCCGGTGACCATCACCAACCACAATGGAGTGATCTTCATTAAAACCGAGTCCGGCGCAACCGTTGAACTCCTCGACGACCTCGCCCACGCCATTCGTATTTCTGGCTAG
- the galE gene encoding UDP-glucose 4-epimerase GalE yields MAPTATTTPRKLLVTGGAGYVGSVCAAVLLEVGHDVTVIDNFTTGNRSAVPEGARLVEGDVREVAGGVLAEGGFDGVLHFAARSLVGESVESPAEYWQHNVVTTLALLDAMRDNDVRNLVFSSTAATYGEPAQVPITEDMPTSPTNPYGASKLAIDHAISSYAHAYGLGATSLRYFNVAGAYGTIGENREVETHLIPLVLQVALGHREQISIFGDDYDTADGTAVRDYIHILDLAQAHLLALESNTPGQHRIYNLGSGDGYSVQQVIDTCREVTGHPIPAQHAPRRAGDPATLIASSEKIKQELGWAPQRTDLHTIVSDAWAFHTQLGDQAHSADRRA; encoded by the coding sequence ATGGCCCCAACCGCCACCACCACTCCCCGCAAACTCTTAGTTACCGGCGGTGCCGGCTACGTGGGCAGCGTCTGTGCCGCGGTCCTGCTGGAAGTCGGCCACGACGTAACCGTGATAGATAACTTCACTACCGGAAACCGCAGTGCCGTACCGGAAGGCGCACGCCTAGTTGAAGGGGACGTCCGGGAGGTAGCCGGGGGCGTTCTCGCCGAGGGCGGCTTTGACGGCGTACTGCACTTTGCTGCACGCTCCCTTGTGGGCGAGTCCGTAGAGTCCCCTGCCGAGTATTGGCAGCACAACGTGGTAACTACCCTGGCATTGCTGGATGCCATGCGCGACAATGACGTGCGCAACCTGGTCTTTTCCTCCACCGCCGCGACCTATGGGGAGCCTGCACAGGTTCCGATTACCGAGGATATGCCCACCTCGCCCACCAACCCCTACGGGGCGTCCAAGTTGGCTATTGACCACGCCATCTCCTCTTATGCCCACGCCTATGGTCTGGGAGCAACGTCGCTGCGCTACTTCAACGTCGCGGGAGCCTATGGCACGATCGGGGAAAACCGCGAGGTCGAAACCCACCTTATCCCGTTGGTACTGCAGGTAGCCTTAGGGCACCGGGAGCAGATCTCCATCTTCGGCGACGACTACGACACCGCCGATGGCACCGCGGTGCGCGACTACATCCACATCCTTGACCTCGCCCAGGCCCACCTGCTAGCTCTGGAGAGCAATACTCCAGGGCAGCACCGCATTTACAACCTGGGCTCTGGCGATGGCTACTCCGTCCAACAGGTCATCGACACCTGCCGGGAAGTCACCGGCCACCCCATCCCCGCCCAGCATGCTCCCCGGCGCGCCGGGGACCCCGCCACACTTATTGCTTCTTCGGAGAAGATCAAGCAGGAGTTGGGGTGGGCCCCACAACGCACTGACCTGCACACCATCGTCTCTGATGCCTGGGCTTTTCACACCCAGCTGGGAGACCAGGCGCACTCCGCTGACCGGCGCGCTTAA
- a CDS encoding DUF4192 domain-containing protein, with the protein MNTHDTYSPGFLLSNVPGALGFYPTESVLLMAFHEHADNLRLGPIARCDIADAHDYLPEAFDAVSAGTDVVFAFIVSHRPQQSLQWLVDFLYDFRSDDDGREIDACWHSPEIAVGQPYEVCFGPQQFAGGAQDPWCEGTIPSIINSPSMQRWVEQGQLPEVSRAAAQSFYQERNRFLCPSHRAELESIVGREASLLSLGRCLPPSYPPHDLCRELEVEDIPAFIELVVTRATEADWTLDELLRQPGLLGRVGAIMGCTLTRDLAMGALLEAPDAAATILLAVAQSVEGLSRWNALTIFAATQIAQGLPMIAGTVLSVVLKEEPQHTLARLMDKGYRAGLHDSLVDSLRDGSRLAVVNLAEEPESPLGNCG; encoded by the coding sequence ATGAACACACACGACACATATTCACCAGGTTTCCTCTTGTCCAATGTCCCCGGTGCGCTGGGGTTCTATCCCACCGAGTCCGTGCTCCTCATGGCGTTTCATGAGCATGCGGACAACCTTCGACTAGGCCCCATTGCGCGTTGTGACATCGCAGACGCTCACGACTACCTCCCGGAGGCGTTCGACGCCGTCTCTGCCGGGACAGATGTGGTCTTCGCCTTTATTGTTTCCCACCGTCCGCAGCAGTCACTGCAGTGGCTCGTCGATTTCCTCTATGACTTCCGCAGCGATGACGACGGACGCGAAATTGACGCCTGCTGGCATAGTCCAGAAATTGCCGTGGGCCAACCCTACGAAGTCTGCTTCGGTCCCCAGCAGTTTGCTGGCGGTGCCCAGGATCCATGGTGCGAGGGCACCATACCGTCCATCATCAATTCCCCCAGCATGCAGCGGTGGGTAGAACAGGGCCAGCTGCCGGAAGTCAGCCGCGCTGCGGCGCAGTCCTTCTACCAGGAGCGCAATCGTTTCCTGTGTCCCAGCCACCGCGCGGAGTTGGAAAGCATTGTGGGGCGGGAAGCCAGTTTGCTCTCTTTAGGCCGGTGCCTGCCGCCTAGCTATCCCCCACACGACCTGTGCCGTGAGCTCGAGGTAGAAGACATTCCTGCGTTCATTGAATTGGTGGTCACCCGTGCGACAGAGGCGGACTGGACACTGGATGAGCTGCTCCGGCAGCCTGGGCTCTTGGGCCGCGTGGGGGCGATCATGGGCTGTACTCTCACCCGCGACCTCGCCATGGGGGCTTTGCTGGAGGCTCCCGATGCCGCCGCAACCATTCTGCTGGCAGTAGCGCAAAGCGTCGAAGGCCTCTCCCGCTGGAATGCACTGACCATCTTTGCTGCCACGCAGATTGCGCAGGGCTTGCCGATGATCGCTGGCACCGTACTGTCCGTTGTGCTCAAGGAGGAACCCCAGCATACTCTGGCGCGTTTAATGGACAAGGGCTACCGGGCGGGCCTCCATGACAGTCTGGTCGATTCGCTGCGCGACGGCTCACGGCTCGCGGTCGTGAACCTTGCCGAGGAACCAGAGTCCCCGCTCGGCAACTGCGGTTAA
- a CDS encoding PAC2 family protein, which produces MDNSQQRFYELEYPVPAVNSSPNSSAEGDKGATLIVALHGYADAGQAVETSANHLKAALEHRLIASFETDELIDYRSRRPAVTIAEDEDLQIENFDIEMSVLRDPSGKAFLLLSGPEPDLRWRGFTEAVTDLAQKFKVDNTICLYAAPMPTPHTRPMVVTAHGNSQKLVGHMLRMDSTMMVPGAASLFIERALAKAGSNVAGYTAHVPHYLGASGYPQATLGLLESISHTLGLKIPLKSLERDVERFNQQLETQVMDSEEIIEVIQQLEEQYDRYMERYRQEHPQAIMPGEAALPTADELSAEFEKFLDAVGHEESWRAQILSEDINDREDAIGAPGPAASDNNVADTTDSVDPADAADAAEDPTADDAEGSPGAGS; this is translated from the coding sequence ATGGATAATTCTCAACAACGTTTTTATGAATTAGAGTACCCCGTCCCCGCTGTCAACAGCTCGCCCAATAGCTCGGCTGAAGGCGATAAGGGAGCTACGCTCATCGTGGCGCTGCACGGCTATGCTGATGCCGGCCAGGCGGTAGAAACCAGCGCCAACCACCTCAAGGCCGCCTTAGAGCACCGCCTGATTGCCTCCTTCGAAACAGACGAGCTCATTGATTATCGCTCTCGCCGCCCTGCGGTAACCATAGCGGAGGACGAGGACCTGCAGATTGAGAACTTTGACATCGAGATGAGTGTCCTTAGAGACCCTTCCGGTAAAGCTTTCCTGTTGCTCTCCGGCCCGGAGCCTGACTTGCGTTGGCGCGGCTTTACTGAGGCCGTGACCGACTTGGCCCAAAAGTTCAAAGTAGACAACACCATCTGTCTGTACGCGGCCCCCATGCCTACCCCGCATACCCGCCCCATGGTGGTCACCGCCCACGGTAACTCCCAGAAACTAGTTGGCCACATGCTGCGCATGGACTCCACCATGATGGTGCCGGGGGCAGCCTCCCTGTTTATTGAGCGCGCCCTGGCCAAGGCCGGTAGTAATGTGGCTGGCTATACGGCACACGTGCCCCATTACTTGGGCGCTTCGGGTTACCCGCAGGCGACTTTGGGCTTGCTAGAGAGCATCAGCCATACGTTGGGGCTCAAGATTCCCCTGAAGTCCTTGGAACGCGACGTGGAACGCTTTAACCAGCAGCTAGAGACTCAAGTTATGGACTCCGAGGAGATCATAGAGGTAATTCAGCAACTCGAGGAGCAATACGACCGCTACATGGAGCGTTACCGCCAGGAGCACCCCCAGGCCATCATGCCGGGCGAGGCAGCCCTGCCTACTGCCGACGAGCTTTCGGCGGAGTTTGAAAAGTTCCTCGACGCCGTGGGACACGAGGAATCCTGGCGAGCACAAATCCTCTCTGAGGACATCAATGACCGCGAGGATGCAATTGGGGCCCCCGGCCCAGCCGCTAGTGACAACAATGTTGCCGATACCACCGATAGTGTAGACCCCGCAGACGCTGCCGATGCCGCCGAAGACCCCACCGCCGATGACGCTGAGGGTTCTCCCGGCGCTGGTTCCTAG